GATAGCGGGGTATACTCTTCTGTCTGAGAGTCTTCTATCGAGGACGAGTTCCATGTTGCCAGTACCTTTGAACTCTTCGAAGATGACTTCATCCATCCGCGACCCTGTATCTATCAGTGCCGTTGCTATTATCGTCAGCGACCCGCCGTTTTCGACGTTACGCGCTGCTCCGAAGAAGCGTTTTGGCTTATGTAGGGCGTTGGAGTCGACACCACCGGAGAGTATTTTCCCTGAGTGTGGTTGTACGGTATTGAACGCTCGTGCTAGGCGTGTTATCGAGTCGAGGAGGATGACGACATCTTTGCCATGTTCCACCTGTCGTCGAGCTTTTTCTATCACCATTTCTGCTATCTGCACGTGTCGTTCTGGTGGTTCGTCGAAAGTCGATGCCACGACTTCGGCATCAACATTACGGCTCATATCGGTTACTTCTTCTGGCCGTTCGTCGATTAGTAGAACGATAAGCATAACATCGGGGTTATTTTTAGTGATGGAGTTTGCGATATTTTGTAGTATCACAGTCTTTCCTGTACGCGGTGGCGCTACGATGAGTGCGCGCTGTCCTTTTCCTATAGGGCATGCCAGGTCTATCACTCGTGCTGACATGTTTTTGTTGTCGGTCTCCATTACAAGGCGTTCTTCTGGGAATAGCGGTGTAAGGTTGGAGAAAAGCACGCGCTCGCGGGCTTGTTCTGGTGTAGTGTCGTTAACACCATCGACCTTGAGAAGGGCGAAGTATTTTTCTTTTTCTTTAGGAGAGCGTATTGTTCCTGATATTGTGTCACCTTTTTTAAGGTCGAAGCGCCGTATTTGTGCGGGAGAGACGTATATATCTTCTGCTGAAGGGAGATAGTTGTAGTCTGGTGAGCGAAGAAACCCGAAGCCATCAGGGAGGATTTCTAGTACTCCTTCACCGGAAAGAACTTCGTTTGGGTTTGCTGAGAGTGTTTTCACTATCTCGAAGACAACCTGCGACCTTGTCAGGGAGCCTAGGTGGTCGATCTCTATAGCTTTGGCGTAGGCGTTTAGTGCGTCGATATCCATCCGCTGCAGAATAGAGATTTTTGTTATTTTCTCCATACCTTCAGGTAGGTTTATAGGCTTTGGCTTTTTTGGGGCCTGCTTTTTTTCTTCTACACCTTTAGCGCCGTTGTCGGTATTTTTGTTTTTGTTGTTATTGTTGTTGTTGTTTTTGTTGTTATTCTTTCTTATTACAGGCACTACCGGCGGTGGTTTGTGTGGTAATGTTGTTTTCTTTTTTTCTTTACTCATATTATAGGATTTTCTCTTTAAAATGGTTGTTGTGTAATTGTTATTTCACGAGGGCATCATAGCAGTCGCGAACTTGTTTTCGTAGATCTTCGATGGTTCCGTCATTATTGATGACGACATCGGCGGCGGCGGCTTTATCTTTAGTATCGAGCTGCCTTTCCATCCTTTTCGTATACTGTTCTTCGTCATATTTCGAGCGTTTACGACAGGTTGTATCGTTAGTGCTTACGGTGATGACTGTATCATAGAAATTCTCGTGTGAAGCTTCAAAGAGAAGTGGTACCTCTACAACAAAAAGGGAGGGTTTTTCTGTGTTTTTAACCTTGTTATACTGTTTTTTTATCTCGCATATCACTTGTGGGTGGAGAATTTCCTCCAGCCGTCGTAACATCTGTGGGTCATCGAAAACATCTTTTGCTATGACAGCACGTTCTACTGTTGAGATATCATAACCTACTAAAGTACTAATAGTCTTTTGTAGAGTACTGTCTGTGTCAAGTAAAGTATGGACGATGGTGTCGGAGTTTATAGTATAAGCGCCACATTCCGCAAACAAGCGGCACACTGTGGACTTCCCACTCGCTATACCTCCGGTAACAGCTATCTTTTTAGATGTCATCATTTTAACATTCTTTCCAATTTTTGCCAAGAGAGATATCAACTATTAGCGGAACGTTTAGTGAATAGACATTTTCCATGACATCACGGACGTCAGTTTCCAGTGTAAGGATTTCGTATTTCGGTGTTTCGAAGACGAGTTCATCGTGGACTTGCAGTATCATGAAGGCTTCGCTATTATTATCCTCGAGGCGTTGTTGCATCTTGATCATAGCGTGTTTTATAAGGTCTGCCGCTGTTCCTTGTAGTGGTGTATTTACGGCGAGTCGTTCTGCTGCGGTTTTTATCATTTTGTTGTTGCTATTGATTTCGGGGATGAGTCTTTCTCTTCCGAGCATCGTTGTAGCTTTCCCTGTTTCGCGGGCTTTTTCTTTACATTCTTCGATGAAGTCACGGACTTTCGGGAATCTTCCGAAGTATTCTTTTATAAACGTTGCTGCTTCTTTCATTCCGATGCCGAGTTCTTGTGCAAGTCCGAAGGCTTGTTGTCCGTATAGTATCCCGAAGTTTATCGTTTTTGCGTAGGTACGTTGTTGTTTTGTCACGGCATCGAGTGGGACGTGGAAAACTTTCGATGCTGTCATAGCGTGGATATCGTCACCGTTGTTGAATGCTTTTACCAGTGTAGGGTCTTCGCTGAGGTGTGCCAGCAGTCTTAGTTCTATCTGCGAATAGTCTGCGGCGAGGAACTGCCAAGAGGAATTTTCTGGTCTGAAGGCTTCGCGGATTTCACGTCCTATTTCTTTTCTTACGGGGATATTTTGCAGGTTGGGGTTTTTACATGACAGTCTTCCTGTTGCTGTCACCGACTGGTTGAAGGTACAGTGTACTCTATGTGTTTTTTCATTGACGTCGTTTGGCAGTGCATCGACGTATGTTGATCTCAGCTTTTCTAGTGCACGATATTCTAGGACTTTTGCTGCTATTGGGTATTCTATGCTAAGTTTTTCTAGGACGTCGGCGTTGGTGGAATATCCTGTAGCGGTTTTTTTCTGTGGTGGGATTCCTAGTTTTTCGAAGAGTATCGCACTAAGCTGTTTTGGAGAGTTTATCGTGAAAGTTTCTCCTGCGAGTTCGAAGACAATCTTTTCGAGTTCCTGGATTTTCGCGACGAGGCTTTTCGACATACTTCCGAGCTTTTCGACGTCGACATATATCCCGTGTCGTTCCATTGTGGCGAGGACTTTTAGTAGTGGCAGTTCCATATCTTCGAGGATATGTGTAAGGTTACGATCTTCGAGTTCTTTTTCGAGGACGTGTTTCAGTCTGCATGTGTAGTCGACATCTTCACAGCAGTATGAGCATACTTCGTGTATGGAGACTTCTGCCATGCTTATTTGTTTCTTCCCTTTTCCTATTAGGTGTTCTATTGGGGTCTTTGTTTTTGTGAAGTAGTGCATTGCCAGTGCATCGAGCGAATGTCTTCTTATGTGTGCGTTCAGCAGGTACGATGCTAATATTGTGTCGAAACATATTGTTTTAACGTCGATGCCGTAATTTTTCAGGATGTGGCAATCGTATTTAACGTTATGTCCGTAGAATCCGAGCTTGGGGTTTTCGAATATCGGTTTTATTGCGGCGATGACTGTTTCTCTGCCAAGGTTTCCGTTGGCGGGGATGTACCATGCTTTTCCTTGTTCTACGCAGAATCCTATGCCGACGAGTTCGGCATCGAGGGGGTGTAGCGCTGTTGTCTCGGTGTCGAAGCATATTGTTTTTGCTTTCTTTATCGTGGCGACGAGTTTTTGTAAGTTTTCTTCATCGTCGACGAGGGTATATTCTGTGTCGACCTCTTCGACATCGACGTTGCTGCCGACATCACGTAGCAAGGACATGAAGTCCATAGTACGATAAAATTCTGCGAGTTTCTCGTTGTCGGGGTCTCCGACTTCTGAGAACGTCATATCTTTTGGTATATCGACATTGATATCTATGGTGACGAGTTTTCTGCTGAGCCTAGCGATATCAGCTTCGGCGACGAGGGTTTCCTGTTTTTTCTTGCCGGCGACATTCTCGGGGTGTTCTAGGATATCTTCTAGGTCTTTGAAGTCGTTAAGGAGTTTCGCTGCCGTCTTTGGTCCGAAGCCGTATATTCCTGGGACGTTGTCGGAGGTATCGCCGGTGATAGCGAGGAAGTCGATGAACTTCGACGGTGGTATTCCGTATTTCCCTTCGACTTCTTTAGGTCCGATTATTTCGTTGCCTTTATGTGTATTCAGCATCGAAACGTTATCGTCGACGAGCTGGCACATATCTTTATCGCTAGTACATAGGAACACCTCGAAGCCTTCTTTTTCGGCTTTCCTTGCTATAGTTCCCATGG
The window above is part of the Waddliaceae bacterium genome. Proteins encoded here:
- a CDS encoding dephospho-CoA kinase, which produces MMTSKKIAVTGGIASGKSTVCRLFAECGAYTINSDTIVHTLLDTDSTLQKTISTLVGYDISTVERAVIAKDVFDDPQMLRRLEEILHPQVICEIKKQYNKVKNTEKPSLFVVEVPLLFEASHENFYDTVITVSTNDTTCRKRSKYDEEQYTKRMERQLDTKDKAAAADVVINNDGTIEDLRKQVRDCYDALVK
- the rho gene encoding transcription termination factor Rho; translated protein: MSKEKKKTTLPHKPPPVVPVIRKNNNKNNNNNNNKNKNTDNGAKGVEEKKQAPKKPKPINLPEGMEKITKISILQRMDIDALNAYAKAIEIDHLGSLTRSQVVFEIVKTLSANPNEVLSGEGVLEILPDGFGFLRSPDYNYLPSAEDIYVSPAQIRRFDLKKGDTISGTIRSPKEKEKYFALLKVDGVNDTTPEQARERVLFSNLTPLFPEERLVMETDNKNMSARVIDLACPIGKGQRALIVAPPRTGKTVILQNIANSITKNNPDVMLIVLLIDERPEEVTDMSRNVDAEVVASTFDEPPERHVQIAEMVIEKARRQVEHGKDVVILLDSITRLARAFNTVQPHSGKILSGGVDSNALHKPKRFFGAARNVENGGSLTIIATALIDTGSRMDEVIFEEFKGTGNMELVLDRRLSDRRVYPAIDIIKSGTRKEELLYHPEELSKIYQLRSAVSDLTPLDAMKLLLDRLKKSNNNIEFLLSMK
- the polA gene encoding DNA polymerase I, with translation MTKKKLFLLDCSGYLFRAYFAITGMTNAEGKSTNALYGFIKSIQKLFKDFNPDHVVAVFDGRDNKKQRREIYPEYKAHREAIAPDLPHQIAWAQEYCNFAGISTLAIPEVEADDTMGTIARKAEKEGFEVFLCTSDKDMCQLVDDNVSMLNTHKGNEIIGPKEVEGKYGIPPSKFIDFLAITGDTSDNVPGIYGFGPKTAAKLLNDFKDLEDILEHPENVAGKKKQETLVAEADIARLSRKLVTIDINVDIPKDMTFSEVGDPDNEKLAEFYRTMDFMSLLRDVGSNVDVEEVDTEYTLVDDEENLQKLVATIKKAKTICFDTETTALHPLDAELVGIGFCVEQGKAWYIPANGNLGRETVIAAIKPIFENPKLGFYGHNVKYDCHILKNYGIDVKTICFDTILASYLLNAHIRRHSLDALAMHYFTKTKTPIEHLIGKGKKQISMAEVSIHEVCSYCCEDVDYTCRLKHVLEKELEDRNLTHILEDMELPLLKVLATMERHGIYVDVEKLGSMSKSLVAKIQELEKIVFELAGETFTINSPKQLSAILFEKLGIPPQKKTATGYSTNADVLEKLSIEYPIAAKVLEYRALEKLRSTYVDALPNDVNEKTHRVHCTFNQSVTATGRLSCKNPNLQNIPVRKEIGREIREAFRPENSSWQFLAADYSQIELRLLAHLSEDPTLVKAFNNGDDIHAMTASKVFHVPLDAVTKQQRTYAKTINFGILYGQQAFGLAQELGIGMKEAATFIKEYFGRFPKVRDFIEECKEKARETGKATTMLGRERLIPEINSNNKMIKTAAERLAVNTPLQGTAADLIKHAMIKMQQRLEDNNSEAFMILQVHDELVFETPKYEILTLETDVRDVMENVYSLNVPLIVDISLGKNWKEC